The genomic interval TAATTCCTTATATTGTTTACGCTCAAACAAAGATTTTATTTCAGCCAAACGACGCTCTGCTCCATTCTTTAATTCTTCAATTGTTGTCGCTTGAGCTTGAACAGTTTTTCCTAACTCTTGATTTTTATTAAAAATATTTATTATAACACAAAAAGAAATAAATAGAATTATGCCCAGACCTGACATAATTATGGTATTTCGATATTTATTCATAAATACTCCTCCATTATTCAATATAAATTTATAGTAGTGAATTTAATCTATTTTAATATTTGTATCACCAATAGAATCTATTACGATAATGGATAATACAAAAGCAATTATAATTGTAAATACTGCAATCCAAAAAATGTTATCAAAAATAGCTACACTTATCATAAATCCAGTAATTGAACAACCTATAATTGTTTTATTAGCTATTGCTTTGGTATATTATCTCATGCTAGATTGTACGTTACTATCCACTATGTTATTTGACGGTTACAAATATTCTATTTTAAAAAAATATAAAGAGCTATTATCGCAACTGCCCCCAAAATGAGTTTTGAAAGTTCCGAGGCATTCTTTTCTTTCATGTATTCTGCATTAGATTCACGTACACTTTTTCTTATATAATCTTGTCCTAACATAATTTCCTCATCGGATTCAAAAGAAAAAATATATTCCATATACTTTAGTACATTTGACATTTCAAATCTAAGATTAATATTGTCTTTTATATTGCTTATAAACTCCGTTTGCTCTTGAATTATTTCATCTTGGATAGTTAACATACTGTTTATATGCTTTATAGGGAGATTATTTTTATAAGAAAGCGTGATGTAATCTTGACATATTAAAGCTGAACTAGGATCATTTTGAATATAATCTATATATTTATCCCAACACTTATAGGCATTCTCAAATTGTTCATTAAAAAAATAAATACTCATCATTTCACCATATGCGATATGGCATCCATAATTTATAGCTTGATTTAAATAATCTAGGGCTAACTTTATATCTTTATTGCATCCATTCCCATACCTATGCATCCCACCTATTTTTAAATATGCCTCTCCAGATCCTAGTTTAGCTGCCTTTTTATATAAATTATATGCTTGATAATAATCTTGTAGAGTATCACCTAATCCATAATAGTATTTGTCTGCAATTTCTAAAACATCTTCCCAAGGCGCTTTCTCTTCAACAATCAATGGATTTAAAAAATCATCATCAGGAATACACATATTACTCTTTTCATTTTTCTTATACTCCATGATACCATTAATAGCTTCAGTCATTGGTGCATTAAAGAATTCCCTATTATCACTCACTCTATATTCTTTTGTTTCAAGCCAAGTATGCACAAAATTTTCAGCACTAGTACAATCATTGACATACATTTCATAAGCTACAATGAACGGTGTAGGGACACCCGTAGCCCTTGATAATTCCTCTGCACGTTCTTTAGGCTCTCTAGTTGTCTTACCGA from Massilibacillus massiliensis carries:
- a CDS encoding GIY-YIG nuclease family protein, whose translation is MADNGYIYVLINASMEGLIKVGKTTREPKERAEELSRATGVPTPFIVAYEMYVNDCTSAENFVHTWLETKEYRVSDNREFFNAPMTEAINGIMEYKKNEKSNMCIPDDDFLNPLIVEEKAPWEDVLEIADKYYYGLGDTLQDYYQAYNLYKKAAKLGSGEAYLKIGGMHRYGNGCNKDIKLALDYLNQAINYGCHIAYGEMMSIYFFNEQFENAYKCWDKYIDYIQNDPSSALICQDYITLSYKNNLPIKHINSMLTIQDEIIQEQTEFISNIKDNINLRFEMSNVLKYMEYIFSFESDEEIMLGQDYIRKSVRESNAEYMKEKNASELSKLILGAVAIIALYIFLK